The genome window GCAGACCGTGCTGCAGGCCACCCATCAGGCCGGCAATATGCTCAACTGAACCGGATCATCCGGAATGCTTCGGACAGGTAGCGGATGATGTCGGTGGCAATCAGGGATTCCTGAGTCAAATCCTCAGCCGCGATATCTCCGGCCAGTCCGTGAAGATGAACGCCGGTAATCGATGCTTCGAAGGGCTCCATGCCGCGTCCGAGCAATGCCGTGATGATTCCGGCGAGAACATCGCCGGAGCCGCCGGTTGCCATGCCGGGATTTCCGCTCATGTTTACTCCGAGTTTGTAATCCGGGGTTGCAACGACGGTTCCTGCTCCTTTTAAGACCACAGTCTGTCCTGTTTGATCGGATGCCGCTTTGGCCTGCGCCCAACGGTCGGTAACCGGCACGCCGAATAGCCGTTCGAACTCCCCGGGGTGCGGAGTGAGCACAACCGGACATTTGGCTTGAGCGATTTGGTCCGGCGATACGCACAGGGCTCCGGCATCCAGCAGCAACGGGACGGGACACTGTTGCAGAAGTGTTTCGATCAGCTCCGGGTTTGGCTGCAGGCCGGGGCCGATGCAGACGGCGGTTACCTTTTTCCAATCTTTGGAAAAATCGAGCGTCAGTTTTTCAAGGTGTGGAACGGGGTGAACCATCACTTCCGGTCCGGCGGCCTGTGCGACAATCGGATAGATTTCTTCCGGCGTCAGCACGCTGACGAGTCCCGCGCCGGAGCGCAGCGCAGCCCGTGCAGCCATGGCAATGGCTCCGGCGGTTCCGACCGCTCCGCCGATCAGCAGAACGTGTCCGTAGCTGCCTTTATGGGCTTCGTTGCTGCGGTGTGGAACCCGCAGGTTGGCGCGATGAATCAGTTCCGC of Tichowtungia aerotolerans contains these proteins:
- a CDS encoding NAD(P)H-hydrate dehydratase — its product is MKTISSANMRELDRRAIEEFNIPGDLLMERAGQGVAEITLDILNARMADTVLLIAGTGNNGGDVFAAASFLAEADMHVTVWICGSKQKIKGDAEYHLKKMIRRGIHPIEVAKDEDLSLERTPAVIVDGLLGTGAKGAPRGFMNELIEFINEEARRSFILSIDIPSGVDADTGIAEGNAVRADLTATMCLPKTGLIRPEAVPYVGNVEVIDIGVPDILKELAPGNMEAELIHRANLRVPHRSNEAHKGSYGHVLLIGGAVGTAGAIAMAARAALRSGAGLVSVLTPEEIYPIVAQAAGPEVMVHPVPHLEKLTLDFSKDWKKVTAVCIGPGLQPNPELIETLLQQCPVPLLLDAGALCVSPDQIAQAKCPVVLTPHPGEFERLFGVPVTDRWAQAKAASDQTGQTVVLKGAGTVVATPDYKLGVNMSGNPGMATGGSGDVLAGIITALLGRGMEPFEASITGVHLHGLAGDIAAEDLTQESLIATDIIRYLSEAFRMIRFS